CAACACAGGATGCTGAAGGAAGTAATATCCATATTAGAAGTGATACAAAGAGAGCAGACATTGTTAATAAGCCACAAGTATCAAACAAATGGATAGAAGAGCTTGCTCAAAAAAAACGACCAAGTTTTAGTTACCCTGTTAAAGAGATCCAAATAGAACTACCTCTTGTAAAAAAATCAAATATTAAAGAAACATATCGTCTAGTTTTAAAAAAAATGGATGATTACAAACTGTTTTGTATAAAACAGATATTTAATAGCAGAAATCTTCCATTTGCACTATATGCAGAAAAAGAGCAAACAGTAGTGATTGTACATAATGTAGGTTTAACTAAACTTAGTAATATTGCCAAATATGTAAAATCATATGGTATAGATTTGCAAATAGAAAACTATGAAAAAAAGGATTAATTATGCATAAGTACACAATTATGGTTTGTGACCATATACATAAAAGTGGGTTGGAAATGTTGGCATCTCAGCCAGATATCAATTTTATAAATGCAGCAGATCTTCCAAAAGATGAGCTTCTTAAAGAGATCCATAAAGCTGATGTTGCTATTACACGTAGTTCAACAGAAGTGAATGAAGCTTTCTTAAATGCTGCTACAAACCTCAAAGCTCTTGTAAGAGCAGGTGTTGGTGTAGATAATGTCGATATTGATGGTTGTAGTAAGCGTGGAATTATTGTAATGAATGTTCCAACTGCAAATACAATTGCTGCCGTAGAGCTTACAATGGCTCATATGTTATCTTGTATGCGTGCATTCCCATATGCTCATAACCACTTAAAGCTTGAGCGTATTTGGAAAAGAGAGGAATGGTATGGATATGAGTTAAAAGATAAAAAACTTGGAATCATTGGTTTTGGTAATATTGGTAGTCGTGTAGGTAAGCGTGCAAAAGCTTTTGAAATGGATGTAGTTGCATATGACCCATACATAAATCCAAGCAAAGCTACAGACTTGGGAATAGAATATACTACAAATTTTGATGATATTCTTGCTTGCGATATTATTACTATTCATACTCCTAAAACGCAAGAGACAATCGGTATGATTGGTAAAAAAGAGATTGAAAAGATGAAAGATGGCGTTGTACTCATTAACTGTGCACGCGGTGGACTTTATGATGAAGAAGCTCTTTATGAAGGTTTAAAAAGTGGTAAAATCCGTTTTGCAGGTATTGATGTATTTATTAAAGAGCCGGCAACTGATCATCCATTGCTAGAACTTGATAATGTTACTGTCACACCTCACCTTGGTGCAAATACATATGAATCTCAATACAAAATTGCCACACAAGCAGCACAGCAGGCACTTGATGCTGCTAGAGGGATAAGTTATCCAAATGCATTAAACCTTCCAATACGTGAAAATGAGATTCCTGAATTTGTAAAACCATATCTTGAACTTATGCAAAAAATAGGCTTCCTTGCAGCACAGGCGAATAAAGGAGCTATTAAATCTCTAAAAGTTACAGGTAATGGTGAGATTAGTAAATATATCGATTCTCTTGCTACATTTGCAACTGTAGGTGCACTAAAAGAGTCACTTGGAGAAAGTATAAATTATGTTAATGCAGATTTTGTTGCCAAAGAGCGTGGAATTGATGTACAAAAAGTATCTTCTCCTGCATCTGGAGCATATAAAAATCTTATTAGTTTAAGATTAACAACTGACAAAGAGGTTGTTGAAATTTCAGGAACAATCTTCAATGATGATGTTCAAAGAATTGTAGAGATAAATGGTTTTGCTCTAGATGTTGAACCAAAAGGAAGAATGA
The genomic region above belongs to Hydrogenimonas thermophila and contains:
- the serA gene encoding phosphoglycerate dehydrogenase, which gives rise to MHKYTIMVCDHIHKSGLEMLASQPDINFINAADLPKDELLKEIHKADVAITRSSTEVNEAFLNAATNLKALVRAGVGVDNVDIDGCSKRGIIVMNVPTANTIAAVELTMAHMLSCMRAFPYAHNHLKLERIWKREEWYGYELKDKKLGIIGFGNIGSRVGKRAKAFEMDVVAYDPYINPSKATDLGIEYTTNFDDILACDIITIHTPKTQETIGMIGKKEIEKMKDGVVLINCARGGLYDEEALYEGLKSGKIRFAGIDVFIKEPATDHPLLELDNVTVTPHLGANTYESQYKIATQAAQQALDAARGISYPNALNLPIRENEIPEFVKPYLELMQKIGFLAAQANKGAIKSLKVTGNGEISKYIDSLATFATVGALKESLGESINYVNADFVAKERGIDVQKVSSPASGAYKNLISLRLTTDKEVVEISGTIFNDDVQRIVEINGFALDVEPKGRMILFKNTDVPGVIGDVGQILAKHNVNIADFRLGRDKSGLALAIILVDNDVSEDVLKELDALDASIYVKYVIL